In Synechocystis sp. PCC 6714, the following are encoded in one genomic region:
- a CDS encoding peptidoglycan DD-metalloendopeptidase family protein codes for METNSCNGTTKQEGTVPLGEGYRRVGRSAAMVGLAVSMGATGMLFSQAAAAATSSGNSPLVSVSNLSPDRSDIPQSDGVLASPSLKHQVKDGESLWQISQTFQVEAQAIALANNISTDTALKAGQVLSIPRPTTLAKAHQTQSPTATIPPLAPLEQTDSLAVSSSLAPGQSSVTANATAIKPKAQALVADVSRPVQGAPVEPLEEKLTSQRIKTTAEGAGVKLDAKASLPSPVEVAAAAHGDRPIPIAVLAPEEFSPIEVQVNSSSAPVDPRSMPVPTLPTVAPVTQKAQREENSMASGEDVSLDNLRQNGMAQPAQPVETALNLDEPVAIAVIPPQMEQNVVTEPQVSPTPVVLEPTPAIAALPSSSTLPVDEGISYQVRPGDTLSQIARNYDVQPEKIQQVNGLDNPNEIKAEQILVIPPPTTLAAAPEAVVPSLPSFVSTQPQATARVANAQEEPDSQYQTQLRAEVIQLNQTQPNQTPVTPRRTLTVARQVNNEQVPDWQSRSPQSLPPKFNQPRQDLAQLQRQYSPQGQRSQFSTSLSQPQIIGAAPSPVQGYNDSIQIPVIQEVSPELPGLSTPDFPRGPAQFNGYIWPAKGVFTSGFGPRWGRMHRGIDIAGPIGTPIMAAAPGEVIFSGWNSGGFGNLVKIRHGDGSVTYYAHNNRLLVRRGDYVEQGQQIAEMGSTGRSTGPHLHFEIRVGGTNAVNPVALLPRGR; via the coding sequence ATGGAAACTAATTCCTGCAATGGGACCACGAAACAAGAGGGTACTGTGCCCCTGGGCGAAGGATACCGTCGGGTTGGCCGTTCTGCGGCAATGGTTGGTTTGGCTGTTTCCATGGGCGCAACGGGGATGTTGTTTTCCCAAGCCGCCGCCGCCGCCACCAGTTCTGGCAACTCCCCCTTGGTTTCGGTCAGCAATCTTTCCCCTGACCGCAGTGATATTCCCCAGTCTGACGGGGTATTAGCCTCTCCTTCCCTAAAGCATCAGGTCAAGGACGGAGAATCTCTCTGGCAGATTAGTCAAACTTTTCAAGTCGAGGCCCAGGCGATCGCCCTTGCCAATAACATCAGCACCGATACCGCGTTGAAGGCAGGGCAGGTCCTGAGTATTCCCCGACCCACTACTCTGGCTAAAGCCCACCAGACCCAATCCCCCACCGCCACGATTCCGCCCCTAGCTCCCCTGGAGCAGACTGATTCCCTGGCGGTTTCTTCATCTTTGGCCCCTGGCCAATCCTCAGTGACAGCTAACGCCACCGCTATCAAGCCCAAAGCGCAGGCTTTAGTCGCAGATGTGAGTCGCCCTGTACAGGGAGCCCCCGTCGAACCGTTAGAAGAAAAGTTAACTTCCCAAAGAATTAAAACTACCGCTGAGGGGGCAGGGGTCAAGCTCGATGCAAAAGCTTCCTTACCCAGCCCGGTGGAAGTTGCCGCCGCCGCCCATGGCGATCGCCCCATTCCCATTGCGGTGTTGGCCCCCGAAGAATTCAGCCCTATCGAAGTCCAAGTTAACTCCAGTTCTGCTCCAGTGGATCCCCGGTCTATGCCGGTACCCACTTTGCCCACCGTTGCTCCGGTAACTCAAAAAGCCCAACGGGAAGAAAATTCCATGGCTTCCGGAGAAGATGTCTCCTTGGATAATCTGCGTCAGAATGGCATGGCCCAGCCCGCTCAACCAGTGGAAACGGCCCTTAATCTTGACGAACCTGTGGCGATCGCCGTTATTCCTCCCCAAATGGAGCAGAATGTAGTAACGGAGCCCCAAGTTTCCCCTACTCCGGTAGTGCTAGAACCAACCCCCGCCATTGCGGCCCTACCCTCTAGCTCCACTCTCCCTGTTGATGAAGGGATATCCTATCAAGTGAGGCCCGGAGATACCCTTAGTCAGATTGCCCGTAACTATGATGTTCAGCCGGAAAAAATTCAACAGGTCAATGGTCTCGATAATCCCAACGAGATCAAAGCAGAGCAGATCCTAGTCATTCCCCCTCCCACTACACTGGCGGCAGCGCCTGAGGCCGTTGTGCCCAGTTTACCCAGCTTTGTTTCTACCCAGCCACAGGCCACAGCAAGAGTGGCCAACGCCCAAGAAGAACCCGATAGTCAGTACCAGACTCAACTAAGGGCAGAAGTAATTCAGCTGAATCAAACCCAGCCTAACCAGACTCCGGTGACACCACGGAGAACTTTGACCGTGGCTCGCCAGGTTAATAATGAACAAGTTCCCGACTGGCAATCCCGCTCTCCTCAATCCCTCCCCCCCAAGTTCAACCAGCCTCGACAGGACTTAGCCCAACTACAGCGGCAATATTCTCCCCAGGGGCAAAGAAGTCAGTTTTCTACCTCCCTCAGCCAGCCTCAGATCATCGGAGCCGCTCCCAGTCCAGTTCAAGGCTATAACGACAGCATTCAAATTCCGGTCATCCAAGAAGTTAGTCCTGAGTTGCCCGGATTGAGCACCCCCGACTTTCCCCGCGGCCCAGCTCAATTTAATGGCTATATCTGGCCCGCCAAAGGGGTGTTCACCTCTGGTTTTGGTCCCCGTTGGGGTCGCATGCACCGGGGTATCGACATTGCTGGCCCCATTGGTACTCCCATCATGGCGGCAGCTCCCGGTGAAGTAATCTTTTCTGGCTGGAACTCCGGCGGTTTTGGCAATCTGGTCAAGATTCGTCACGGTGATGGCAGTGTCACTTACTATGCCCACAACAACCGTTTGCTGGTGCGTCGAGGAGACTATGTTGAACAGGGTCAGCAAATTGCCGAAATGGGTAGTACTGGCCGCAGTACTGGCCCCCATCTCCATTTTGAGATCCGTGTGGGTGGGACCAATGCAGTTAACCCGGTGGCTTTATTGCCCCGCGGTCGTTAG
- the trmL gene encoding tRNA (uridine(34)/cytosine(34)/5-carboxymethylaminomethyluridine(34)-2'-O)-methyltransferase TrmL: MVKVVLVNPQIPPNTGNIARTCAATGTELHLVGPLGFELGDRYLKRAGLDYWPYVDLHYYPNCEEFIAHWRSQGGNLLGFSVTGTVNFWDYTYQPTDWLMMGSETDGLPQMMRDLSTQLLCIPMPHTEVRSLNLASSTAIALFEARRQLRDLG; encoded by the coding sequence ATGGTCAAAGTTGTCCTAGTTAACCCTCAAATACCCCCTAATACTGGCAATATTGCCCGAACTTGTGCTGCCACTGGGACAGAATTGCATCTGGTCGGCCCTTTGGGTTTTGAATTGGGTGATCGTTATCTCAAGCGGGCTGGATTAGACTATTGGCCCTATGTTGACCTCCACTACTACCCCAACTGCGAGGAGTTTATTGCCCATTGGCGCAGTCAGGGGGGGAATCTGCTTGGTTTTAGCGTCACCGGCACCGTTAATTTTTGGGATTACACCTACCAACCTACGGATTGGCTGATGATGGGCAGTGAAACCGATGGTTTACCCCAGATGATGCGGGATTTATCTACCCAGTTACTTTGCATTCCCATGCCCCACACTGAGGTCAGGAGCTTAAATTTGGCTTCCAGTACCGCCATTGCCCTATTTGAAGCCCGGCGACAGTTACGGGATTTGGGCTAG
- the gshA gene encoding glutamate--cysteine ligase, whose protein sequence is MQLTKGLEVEIYTGKKTGEVIGLSDRIVRDLSGFVREPDSRNVEYTTPPLNSYDRLLCAILQPRRQLRHYLSQLGPDYTLIPGSCLALGGTDTFYRSDPQNPYHSYIEQTYGTQVVTASIHINIGIPDVEELMRACRLVRLEAPLYLALSASSPFLNGEATGYHSSRWQMFPKTPKEVPLFSSHSHFVQWTEAQLALGTMQNVRHLWSAVRPNGDNRPHNLNRLELRICDLVTNPLSLLAIVALLEARLQQMLADPSLDPLQQSQLTPVELLDLADRNEIDAAVGGLDSTLYHWQDGRAIAAREWIEELYRSVQPQAKYQGFACFLPPLLKILREGSVAQQWLGQYQGGKSPQTIIQEAIEQMETEEAILAEDLCLPPSKVQDPRLSFV, encoded by the coding sequence GTGCAATTAACTAAAGGTTTAGAAGTCGAAATCTATACCGGGAAGAAAACGGGGGAAGTTATTGGGCTTTCCGATCGCATTGTGCGGGACTTGAGTGGCTTTGTGCGGGAGCCGGACAGCCGTAATGTGGAATACACTACACCGCCACTGAATAGTTACGATCGCCTGCTATGCGCCATTCTCCAGCCCCGTCGACAGTTGCGTCATTACCTAAGTCAACTGGGGCCCGACTACACGTTAATACCGGGCAGTTGTCTAGCTCTGGGGGGCACTGATACTTTTTACCGTTCCGACCCCCAAAATCCTTACCACAGTTACATCGAACAGACCTATGGCACCCAGGTAGTTACGGCCAGCATCCACATTAATATAGGTATTCCTGATGTGGAAGAGTTGATGCGGGCCTGCCGTCTAGTGCGGCTGGAGGCTCCACTATATCTGGCCCTGAGTGCCTCTTCTCCCTTTTTAAACGGGGAGGCAACGGGGTACCATTCCAGCCGTTGGCAAATGTTCCCCAAAACCCCCAAAGAAGTGCCCCTTTTTAGTAGTCATAGTCATTTCGTCCAATGGACGGAGGCGCAATTGGCCCTGGGCACTATGCAAAATGTCCGCCATCTTTGGTCAGCGGTGCGCCCCAATGGAGATAATCGACCCCATAACCTTAACCGTCTGGAGTTACGAATCTGCGATTTGGTCACTAACCCCCTTTCCCTCCTGGCGATCGTGGCTCTCCTGGAAGCCCGTTTACAACAAATGCTGGCGGATCCTAGCCTAGACCCCCTCCAACAAAGTCAGTTGACCCCGGTGGAATTGCTGGACCTAGCGGATCGAAACGAAATAGATGCCGCCGTTGGTGGTTTGGACAGTACCTTATACCATTGGCAGGATGGCAGGGCGATCGCCGCTAGGGAATGGATTGAAGAGTTATATCGATCTGTGCAACCGCAAGCCAAATACCAGGGTTTTGCCTGCTTCCTCCCCCCATTGTTGAAAATTCTGCGGGAAGGTAGTGTGGCCCAGCAGTGGTTAGGGCAATATCAGGGGGGCAAAAGTCCCCAAACCATTATCCAGGAAGCGATTGAGCAAATGGAAACAGAAGAGGCAATCTTGGCCGAAGACCTTTGTCTTCCCCCCAGTAAAGTCCAAGATCCACGGTTGAGCTTCGTTTAA
- a CDS encoding YebC/PmpR family DNA-binding transcriptional regulator, translated as MGGRKWQSIKRQKARLDAEKGKTTTQLSRAIIVAARQGVPDPAGNFQLRSAIQKAKAAGVPNDSIERAIAKGAGTYEEGESSYEEIRYEGYGPGGVAVLIEALTDNRNRTAADLRAAFSKKGGNLGETGCVSWMFSQKGVARLSGEIDEEKLLEALLEGEGESYEWLEEEDGSGVEVFTGVTQLENLNQVLQEHGFTIEETELRWLPENTVEISEPDQAKALMQMIETLEFLDDVQSVTSNFELAEELLILAG; from the coding sequence ATGGGCGGCCGTAAATGGCAAAGCATTAAACGACAAAAGGCACGGTTGGATGCCGAAAAAGGTAAAACCACCACCCAACTCTCCCGGGCCATCATTGTGGCGGCTCGGCAGGGTGTTCCCGATCCGGCAGGTAATTTCCAACTGCGGTCAGCAATCCAAAAAGCTAAAGCGGCGGGCGTTCCCAATGACAGCATCGAACGGGCGATCGCCAAGGGAGCAGGCACCTATGAGGAAGGGGAAAGTAGCTATGAGGAAATTCGCTACGAAGGCTATGGCCCCGGAGGCGTGGCCGTATTAATTGAGGCCTTAACCGATAATCGCAACCGTACAGCGGCGGATCTGCGGGCTGCTTTTAGTAAAAAAGGGGGAAATTTAGGGGAAACCGGTTGTGTCAGTTGGATGTTTAGCCAAAAAGGGGTGGCCCGGTTGAGTGGTGAGATTGACGAGGAAAAATTATTGGAAGCCCTCCTAGAAGGGGAAGGGGAAAGCTACGAATGGTTGGAAGAAGAGGATGGTAGCGGGGTGGAAGTTTTCACCGGGGTGACTCAATTGGAAAACCTTAATCAGGTGTTACAGGAGCATGGTTTTACCATTGAAGAAACGGAATTGCGCTGGTTACCGGAAAATACGGTGGAAATTAGCGAACCAGACCAGGCCAAGGCTCTGATGCAAATGATTGAAACCCTGGAATTCCTCGATGATGTACAGTCAGTCACCAGCAATTTCGAGTTAGCGGAGGAGTTGTTAATCCTGGCAGGGTAG
- a CDS encoding FHA domain-containing protein — MSDPSAKPLQEHVLIISDDGGHREFLLTETFYTVGRSPRADIRIKSQFVSRIHAVLVRKSSDDTQAPYRIIDGDEDGQSSVNGLLVNGKKQQDYTIQTGDEIIMGPQVSLRYEYRRRDQFGTIPGNEQFDITLIDPSMIEDEEEIPTSVSPSPPE; from the coding sequence ATGTCTGACCCTTCAGCAAAACCTCTCCAAGAGCACGTTCTCATCATTTCGGATGATGGTGGCCATCGAGAATTCCTCCTCACCGAAACTTTCTATACCGTTGGGCGATCGCCAAGGGCCGATATTCGCATTAAGTCCCAGTTTGTTTCCCGTATCCATGCCGTGCTAGTGCGAAAATCCTCCGATGATACCCAGGCTCCCTATCGGATTATTGACGGTGATGAAGATGGGCAAAGCAGTGTCAACGGTCTCTTAGTCAACGGCAAAAAACAACAGGATTACACCATTCAAACGGGGGACGAAATTATTATGGGCCCCCAAGTTTCCCTCCGTTATGAGTACCGCCGTCGGGACCAATTTGGTACTATCCCTGGCAATGAGCAATTTGATATTACCCTGATTGACCCCAGCATGATTGAAGATGAAGAGGAAATTCCCACCTCCGTTTCCCCCTCTCCGCCGGAATAA
- a CDS encoding cation-translocating P-type ATPase — protein MVQLSSAPTSNIASNNGQNGPNGRNQITSLTLDVGGMKCAGCVAAVERQLGQLTGVTDSQVNLVTAVAVVHYELGTVEPQAIAEHLSQRGFPSQIRQGHGGIKLLNKQNGQGENVNWGLAVALLLLLLSGLGHLSHFGGPMIPFFHHPVFHWGLATLAIAVPGREIFLDGWRGLRFGHANMNTLVALGTGSAYLTSCIAWAWPGLGWECFFDEPVMLLGVLLLGRTLESKARQKAKSALTELLALQPSLARLVGRGKAQEQTGIEIPVEQVRVGEWVQVLPGEKIPVDGILVAGKTMVDESLLTGESLPVQKNVDDAVIAGAWNQSGAITVIATHVGSETTLARIIQLVETAQTQKAPMQRLADKVAGWFAYGVMAIALVTLAFWALVGQSLFPEMIAETGLSPLLLALKLSVSVLVVACPCALGLATPTAILVGTSLGAEQGILIKGGNILEILQRTTVIAFDKTGTLTQGNLRLTDTVPVADITGIELLTLAASVEQGTRHPLAQGLISSAQGLELLPVENIETTPGQGVQGWCQGDRLMVGNQQWLMEEGVQWDDQWQTGADQLSQQGKTVIFVARNQDLQGFLALQDTLRPEAKNTIAQLKHWGITPLLLTGDHPAIAQAIATEVGIAEFQAQMTPQAKVAKIKTLQELNPISVIAMVGDGINDAPALAQADVGISLSGATAVAMETADVVLMRSQLSDVLKALTLSRYTVAKIQQNLLWALGYNLLAIPLAAGAFLPGFAIVLTPAIAAAMMASSSTVVVLNALGLKYQFSNSLSRPTDRASLSN, from the coding sequence ATGGTTCAACTTTCCTCGGCTCCTACTTCTAATATTGCTAGCAACAATGGCCAGAACGGCCCCAATGGTCGCAATCAAATTACCAGTCTTACCCTTGATGTGGGGGGAATGAAATGTGCCGGTTGTGTGGCTGCGGTGGAAAGACAGTTGGGGCAATTAACCGGAGTAACGGATAGTCAAGTTAATTTGGTTACAGCGGTGGCGGTGGTACATTACGAACTGGGAACAGTGGAACCCCAGGCGATCGCCGAACATTTAAGTCAGCGGGGATTTCCCAGTCAGATTCGTCAGGGCCATGGGGGGATTAAGCTATTAAACAAGCAGAATGGCCAGGGGGAAAACGTTAACTGGGGGCTAGCCGTTGCTCTGCTTTTACTCCTGTTATCAGGGCTAGGACATCTGAGCCATTTTGGTGGCCCTATGATTCCTTTTTTCCATCACCCTGTGTTCCATTGGGGCCTGGCTACCCTGGCGATCGCCGTTCCAGGACGGGAAATTTTTCTTGATGGTTGGCGGGGTTTGAGATTTGGCCATGCCAACATGAATACCCTTGTGGCTTTGGGCACTGGCAGTGCGTACCTCACCAGCTGCATTGCTTGGGCTTGGCCGGGGTTGGGCTGGGAATGTTTTTTTGATGAGCCAGTGATGTTGTTGGGGGTGTTACTGCTGGGCAGAACCCTAGAAAGCAAAGCAAGGCAAAAAGCTAAATCTGCTCTAACGGAATTATTAGCTTTGCAGCCATCCCTAGCCCGATTGGTGGGACGGGGAAAAGCTCAGGAACAAACTGGCATCGAAATTCCCGTGGAACAGGTGCGGGTGGGGGAGTGGGTACAGGTGTTACCGGGGGAAAAGATCCCAGTGGACGGCATTCTAGTGGCCGGCAAAACCATGGTGGACGAGTCCCTATTAACTGGGGAATCTCTGCCGGTGCAAAAAAACGTTGATGATGCCGTCATTGCCGGAGCTTGGAATCAGTCTGGGGCCATAACCGTTATTGCCACCCATGTTGGGTCTGAAACGACCCTGGCTCGTATTATCCAATTGGTGGAAACGGCCCAAACCCAAAAGGCGCCGATGCAACGATTAGCAGATAAGGTGGCGGGCTGGTTTGCCTATGGGGTGATGGCGATCGCCTTGGTAACATTAGCCTTCTGGGCCTTAGTAGGGCAATCATTATTTCCCGAAATGATTGCGGAAACCGGACTTTCTCCCCTTTTACTAGCCCTCAAATTAAGTGTTTCCGTCTTGGTGGTGGCCTGTCCCTGTGCCCTTGGTTTAGCAACCCCCACAGCAATTTTGGTGGGTACTAGCTTGGGGGCGGAACAGGGCATCCTGATCAAAGGAGGTAACATCCTCGAAATTCTCCAACGCACCACCGTGATAGCTTTTGACAAAACGGGCACCCTCACCCAGGGCAATTTACGGTTAACCGATACGGTGCCAGTGGCTGATATTACTGGGATTGAATTATTAACCCTAGCGGCTTCTGTGGAACAGGGAACCCGCCATCCCCTAGCCCAAGGCTTAATCTCCAGTGCCCAGGGTCTGGAACTGTTGCCGGTGGAAAATATTGAGACAACGCCAGGACAAGGGGTTCAAGGTTGGTGCCAAGGCGATCGCCTCATGGTGGGCAATCAACAATGGCTTATGGAGGAGGGGGTACAGTGGGATGACCAATGGCAGACAGGGGCGGATCAACTATCTCAGCAAGGGAAAACAGTCATTTTTGTAGCCCGCAATCAAGATTTACAGGGATTTTTAGCCCTCCAGGATACCCTGCGTCCGGAAGCCAAAAACACCATTGCCCAATTGAAGCATTGGGGCATCACTCCCCTACTTTTGACCGGCGATCATCCCGCCATTGCCCAGGCGATCGCCACGGAGGTGGGTATTGCAGAATTCCAAGCCCAGATGACGCCCCAGGCCAAGGTAGCTAAAATTAAGACACTGCAGGAGCTTAACCCTATATCAGTAATAGCCATGGTGGGAGACGGCATAAACGATGCCCCTGCCCTGGCCCAGGCCGATGTGGGCATTTCCCTGTCTGGGGCCACAGCCGTGGCAATGGAGACAGCGGATGTTGTACTAATGCGTTCCCAACTTTCCGATGTGCTCAAAGCTTTGACCCTAAGCCGTTATACCGTGGCCAAAATTCAGCAAAATTTACTTTGGGCCCTGGGCTATAATCTCTTGGCCATTCCCCTTGCCGCTGGGGCTTTTCTGCCTGGTTTTGCCATTGTTCTCACTCCGGCGATCGCCGCTGCCATGATGGCCAGTAGCTCCACTGTGGTGGTGTTAAATGCCCTGGGGTTGAAGTATCAATTTTCGAACTCCCTTAGTCGACCCACGGATAGGGCATCTCTGTCCAATTAA
- a CDS encoding DUF3318 domain-containing protein produces MTSYSSATARAEMSELRRLKSLLPPELQSWVMVEGSTEVNPPLIRSEELGRDEIEIQVDLAKWENLAIDQRNLLFWHEVARIQSDTIPREGWEMAALAIGLGGAVGELWVQDGLLLLLALGLCGISGYRLWQKNNGEKRIKEAIEADEKAITLATRFGYTLPNAYKSLGSAFKTLIEQTPNRRQRKQYETRLQALRQSAAKMKAKTQKAKAL; encoded by the coding sequence ATGACCTCCTACTCCTCTGCAACGGCCCGCGCTGAAATGAGTGAACTGCGGCGCTTGAAAAGTTTACTGCCGCCGGAACTCCAAAGTTGGGTAATGGTGGAAGGGAGCACTGAAGTTAATCCCCCCTTGATCCGTTCGGAAGAATTGGGAAGGGATGAAATTGAAATTCAGGTGGATTTGGCTAAATGGGAAAATCTGGCCATCGACCAGCGAAATTTACTCTTTTGGCATGAGGTGGCCCGGATTCAAAGCGACACTATTCCCCGGGAAGGTTGGGAAATGGCCGCCCTGGCCATCGGTTTAGGCGGTGCAGTGGGGGAACTGTGGGTACAAGACGGATTGCTCTTGCTTTTAGCTCTAGGGTTGTGTGGTATTTCTGGCTACCGGCTCTGGCAAAAAAATAACGGTGAAAAGCGCATCAAAGAGGCGATCGAGGCGGACGAAAAAGCGATTACCCTAGCCACCCGTTTCGGCTATACCCTACCCAATGCCTACAAAAGTCTTGGCAGTGCCTTCAAAACATTGATCGAGCAAACCCCCAACCGTCGTCAGCGTAAACAGTATGAAACTCGCTTACAAGCCCTACGGCAAAGTGCAGCCAAAATGAAAGCTAAAACCCAAAAAGCCAAGGCCCTTTAA
- a CDS encoding dihydrolipoamide acetyltransferase family protein, producing the protein MIYDIFMPALSSTMTEGKIVSWTKSPGDKVEKGETVLVVESDKADMDVESFNEGYLAAILVPAGEEAPVGATLGLVAETEAEIAEAQAKAGSGGSSSAGPIPTPTPQQPEPVAIASPTTTEATPVPSSNGNGKGSGRIIASPRAKKLAKELKVDLVTVAGTGPHGRIVAADIENAAGKPVSPPVAVPSAPVISAPAAVISTVPSIATPTSTIPVGQTVPLTTFQKALVQNMVAAMAAPTFRVGYTITTDGLDQLYKQIKGKGVTMTALLAKAVALALKKHPIVNASYTDQGIAYHKDVNIALAVAMPDGGLITPVLQNADQVDIYSLSRRWKELVERARAKQLQPEEYSTGTFTISNLGMFGVDRFDAILPPGQGGILAVGASRPQVVANEEGLIGTKRQMAVNVTCDHRVIYGAHAAAFLKDLATIIEENPQSLTM; encoded by the coding sequence ATGATTTACGACATTTTCATGCCCGCCCTGAGTTCCACCATGACCGAGGGGAAAATTGTTTCCTGGACTAAGTCCCCCGGTGACAAAGTGGAAAAAGGTGAAACTGTCCTGGTGGTGGAATCGGACAAAGCGGATATGGACGTGGAATCTTTTAACGAAGGTTACCTGGCCGCTATTTTAGTGCCGGCTGGGGAAGAAGCTCCCGTGGGGGCAACCCTAGGCCTAGTGGCGGAAACGGAAGCGGAAATTGCCGAGGCCCAGGCTAAAGCGGGCTCCGGTGGTAGTTCTAGTGCAGGCCCAATTCCAACTCCGACTCCCCAACAGCCTGAACCGGTGGCGATCGCCAGTCCGACAACTACGGAAGCAACCCCAGTCCCCAGCAGCAACGGTAATGGTAAAGGCAGTGGACGGATCATTGCTTCCCCGCGGGCGAAAAAGCTAGCCAAAGAGTTAAAAGTTGACTTGGTTACTGTTGCTGGTACTGGCCCCCACGGCAGAATTGTGGCCGCTGATATCGAAAATGCCGCTGGCAAACCAGTAAGTCCTCCGGTCGCTGTGCCCAGTGCCCCAGTTATCAGTGCCCCTGCCGCCGTTATTTCCACTGTTCCCTCCATTGCAACACCGACTTCCACTATCCCTGTCGGCCAAACAGTGCCCCTGACCACATTCCAGAAAGCGCTGGTTCAAAATATGGTGGCGGCCATGGCGGCTCCCACTTTCCGGGTAGGTTACACCATTACCACCGATGGATTAGACCAACTTTACAAGCAAATTAAAGGCAAGGGAGTGACTATGACGGCCCTATTGGCCAAAGCTGTGGCCCTAGCGCTGAAAAAGCACCCCATTGTCAACGCCAGCTACACTGACCAAGGCATTGCTTACCACAAGGATGTCAACATTGCTCTGGCTGTGGCTATGCCCGATGGCGGCCTGATCACTCCAGTGCTACAAAACGCAGATCAAGTGGACATCTATTCCCTCTCCCGCCGCTGGAAAGAGTTGGTGGAACGGGCCAGGGCTAAACAATTACAGCCGGAGGAATACAGTACTGGTACTTTCACTATTTCTAATCTGGGCATGTTTGGGGTGGATCGATTTGATGCCATTCTGCCGCCCGGTCAGGGGGGAATTTTGGCAGTGGGCGCTTCCCGTCCCCAGGTGGTGGCTAATGAGGAAGGCTTGATTGGTACTAAACGACAAATGGCAGTTAATGTGACCTGTGACCATCGGGTCATTTATGGAGCCCATGCCGCGGCTTTCCTAAAAGATTTGGCCACCATCATTGAGGAAAATCCCCAGTCTTTGACTATGTAG